The nucleotide sequence AAGCTTCCTTCACTGAATTATGCCTTTGTCGGCCGTTGGCTTGGCCATATGCCCCAAGGGAAATTCACGCACAACACCATTGTTGAATCCCCACCTGTTCGCGGGGAACGCCTGATGGGGTGGGGGGCTCATTATGCCATTGGTGTGGCGTTTGCTCTTGTTCTTCTGGTTTTCTGGGGGCTTGACTGGGCAAAGCATCCGACGTTTTTTCCGGCGATATTCATTGGCGTTGTGACAATTGTTGCCCCATTTTTTTTAATGCAACCCTGCTTTGGATTTGGTGTCGCAGCCAAGAGATTACCTCGGCCAAATTTTTCCCGTCTGCTCAGCTTGGGGTCGCACAGTGCTTACGGTGTTGGGCTTTATCTGGCGGCGTTATTTTGGGGGAATCTTCTTTGATTTGAACCGACCCAATCGTTGGTTGGTTAAGGCCTGAGCGTTGCCAGTATGGACACTGGCTTGTTGTTTCACGGCGGTTTGGCTTATGATGGGCAGGCATAATCCATGTCTCTTTGTCGCATCATGCTGAGAGTGTGAACCGCGGCGTTTCAAAAGGTTTTGTATGCTGGCCATCATCACGATTCTTTTTCCTGTCTGGGCCATTGTCTGTTCTATTGTGGCCTTTTGCTTTCCACAGCCGTTTGTCCTGCTTAAACCCTCTATCGTACCGTTGTTGACATTCATTATGTTTTCAATGGGGCTGACACTGACGCCGGCTGATTTCAGGCGTGCTCTGACGCGTCCCAAAGCCATGGGTCTTGGTGTGGCAGTGCAATATATTATGATGCCTGCGGCGGCCTATTGGCTCTCCCGCCTGCTCGGACTGCCTGGTGATCTGGTGGTTGGCATGGTCCTGGTCGGTAGCGTGGCCGGTGGCACGGCGTCCAATGTGATCACCTATCTGGCGAAGGGCGATGTGGCTTTGTCCATCACCATGACGTTGTTGTCGACACTGCTTTCCGTGCTGGTGACACCTTATCTGACCTTGCTGTATGTGGGGCAGACTGTGCCTGTTCCAGCCTCGGCCATGTTGCTCAGCATTGCTAAAATGGTTGTCATTCCCCTGCTGTCCGGACTTTTTATCAACCGAGTGCTCGGTGAGCGACGTCACCGTATCGAACCCTGGTTGCCTTTTTTGTCCATGGTGGCCATCGTCACAATTATCGCCATTGTCGTTGCCCTGAATCAGGCCAATCTTACCCAGGTCGGGCCGCTGGTGTTTGTTGCGGTGATCCTCCATAATGGTTTTGGTCTCGGCGTTGGCTACGCTGCAGCACGTCTGGTTGGCTTTGACGGCAAGATAGCCCGTACCATTGCCATCGAAGTCGGCATGCAGAATTCCGGTTTGGGGGTGGCTCTTGCCAGTCAATATTTTGCGCCGCTTGCAACGTTACCCGGCGCTGTGTTCAGTATCTGGCACAATATCTCCGGATCTGTTCTGGCCGGTTTGTGGTCGCGTGCTGACAAACAACAAAATGAGGCACAACCTCGTTGAAAGGCGATGTAAACAAACCGTTATGAAAGACTCAGCGGATCAAACGTATAGTGATTTTTCACATCAACCCGTTCCGCGGGATTCCCGGCGCGGGTTCTGGTCGATGTTGATTGTCATGATGGGGTTTACCTTTTTTTCCGCCAGCATGTGGACCGGCGGGCGGCTGGGTGCCGGGCTGACGGCTGAACGCTTTTTTCTCGCCGTGTTGGGCGGGAATCTTATCCTTGGTGGTTACACTGGCGCTCTTGCCCACATTGCTGCGACAACCGGCCTGTCAACACACCGACTCGCCCATGCTTCGTTTGGTGTCAAAGGCTCATGGTTCCCCTCAGCCTTGCTGGGAATCACCCAGGTGGGATGGTTTGGAGTCGGTGTGGTGATGTTTGCTTTGCCGGTGCAGAAGGTGACAGGAATCAATTTATATCTCTTGATTGCTGTTGGCGGGCTGCTGATGACCACCACAGCCTATTTTGGTATCAAGGCATTGGCCTTGTTAAGTCTGGTTGCTGTTCCTGCCATTGCCTTGTTAGGGATGTTTTCAGTTGAAGAAGCGGTGCGCAGTACCGGGGGGATGGCGTCCTTGCTGGCCATTACCCCTGAGCAGCCACTGAGCTTTTCCGTGGCGCTGACTTTGTGTGTCGGCTCATTTATCAGTGGCGGAACTCTGACGGCCGATTTTACCCGCTTTGCCCGCACCAGTCGCACGGCGGTGTCGACAACCGTCTTGGCATTTTTTATCGGTAATTCACTGATGTTTGTGTTTGGTGCTGTCGGTGCTGCGCTCTATCAGCAAGCTGATATTTCCGA is from Desulfuromonas acetoxidans DSM 684 and encodes:
- a CDS encoding DUF2938 domain-containing protein; amino-acid sequence: MNELVELVVKAFLIGCGATVVMDLWALFLKSVFKLPSLNYAFVGRWLGHMPQGKFTHNTIVESPPVRGERLMGWGAHYAIGVAFALVLLVFWGLDWAKHPTFFPAIFIGVVTIVAPFFLMQPCFGFGVAAKRLPRPNFSRLLSLGSHSAYGVGLYLAALFWGNLL
- a CDS encoding bile acid:sodium symporter family protein, which codes for MLAIITILFPVWAIVCSIVAFCFPQPFVLLKPSIVPLLTFIMFSMGLTLTPADFRRALTRPKAMGLGVAVQYIMMPAAAYWLSRLLGLPGDLVVGMVLVGSVAGGTASNVITYLAKGDVALSITMTLLSTLLSVLVTPYLTLLYVGQTVPVPASAMLLSIAKMVVIPLLSGLFINRVLGERRHRIEPWLPFLSMVAIVTIIAIVVALNQANLTQVGPLVFVAVILHNGFGLGVGYAAARLVGFDGKIARTIAIEVGMQNSGLGVALASQYFAPLATLPGAVFSIWHNISGSVLAGLWSRADKQQNEAQPR
- the codB gene encoding cytosine permease, whose protein sequence is MKDSADQTYSDFSHQPVPRDSRRGFWSMLIVMMGFTFFSASMWTGGRLGAGLTAERFFLAVLGGNLILGGYTGALAHIAATTGLSTHRLAHASFGVKGSWFPSALLGITQVGWFGVGVVMFALPVQKVTGINLYLLIAVGGLLMTTTAYFGIKALALLSLVAVPAIALLGMFSVEEAVRSTGGMASLLAITPEQPLSFSVALTLCVGSFISGGTLTADFTRFARTSRTAVSTTVLAFFIGNSLMFVFGAVGAALYQQADISEVMLRQGLIVPAMLVLGLNIWTTNDSALYASGLAFANISGLPKKAMVVVNGTLGSLAAMLLYEHFVGFLTLLGACLPPIGAIIITDYFMHEKQRWHDQVVFDARVRLSAVVAWLAGCAAAQLLPGLPPLNGLFAAALVYLALECTLGRSRSSENLTPP